The stretch of DNA TACCGAGAATACCTACAAAAGCTTTTGGACACAGGGCACGCCTACTATTGCGACTGTTCGGCTGAAGACGTGCAACGGCGTCGCCAGGAAGCCCTCAAGGCAAGTTCTTCGGCTCCGGTTGCACCGAGGGTTGCATTGCCCAGCTCCCCAACATGAAG from Desulfosoma caldarium encodes:
- a CDS encoding glutamate--tRNA ligase family protein; this encodes YREYLQKLLDTGHAYYCDCSAEDVQRRRQEALKASSSAPVAPRVALPSSPT